A genomic region of Limnohabitans curvus contains the following coding sequences:
- a CDS encoding tRNA-uridine aminocarboxypropyltransferase, giving the protein MTADLPHAVARLRATRLARSVKPFLARGGPKGERCAGCRLVPTHCICSLRPDVSTRAGMCLLMADIEPLKPSNTGWLIADVVADTFAFGWARTEVDPTLLALLSDPQWQPYVVFPSAFAESQRVVHNVAHEAHKRPLFILLDGTWDEARKMFRKSPYLQNFPVLSLHPEQLSRYKLRRAQSEAHFCTAEVGAMCLDLANDTQAATALNAYFDVFTEHYLKAKQQLPVDLGDDLHLRLQTATHSA; this is encoded by the coding sequence TTGACCGCAGATTTACCCCACGCCGTTGCGCGCTTACGCGCAACCCGCCTCGCCCGCAGCGTCAAACCTTTTCTAGCCCGAGGCGGCCCCAAAGGTGAACGCTGCGCAGGCTGCCGCTTGGTGCCCACACACTGCATCTGCTCACTGCGCCCCGACGTGTCCACACGCGCAGGCATGTGTTTGCTGATGGCCGACATCGAACCACTCAAACCCAGCAACACGGGCTGGCTGATTGCCGATGTGGTGGCTGACACCTTTGCGTTTGGCTGGGCGCGCACCGAAGTTGACCCGACTTTGCTCGCGTTGTTAAGCGACCCGCAATGGCAACCCTATGTGGTGTTCCCTAGCGCGTTTGCTGAATCGCAACGCGTGGTGCATAACGTAGCGCATGAAGCCCACAAGCGCCCCTTGTTCATCCTGCTCGACGGCACGTGGGACGAAGCGCGCAAGATGTTTCGCAAAAGCCCCTACCTGCAAAACTTCCCCGTGTTAAGCCTGCACCCCGAACAACTGTCGCGCTACAAACTGCGACGCGCACAAAGCGAGGCCCACTTTTGCACCGCCGAAGTGGGCGCCATGTGCCTAGACCTTGCCAACGACACGCAAGCCGCGACCGCCCTCAACGCCTACTTTGATGTGTTCACCGAGCACTACCTCAAAGCCAAGCAACAACTCCCCGTCGATTTGGGCGATGACTTGCATCTGCGATTGCAGACAGCCACCCATTCCGCGTGA
- a CDS encoding DnaJ domain-containing protein yields the protein MSEHYAALGLKSDATLADIKRAFRQKASQFHPDRNTAEDAPARFREVQEAYDVLSDETKRKAYDDNRRRNLLDDPAQTAREIWTAYFQQVLNRS from the coding sequence GTGTCTGAACACTACGCCGCCCTCGGGCTGAAAAGCGATGCCACGCTGGCGGACATCAAACGCGCATTCCGCCAAAAAGCCTCGCAGTTTCACCCAGACCGCAACACCGCCGAAGACGCGCCTGCGCGTTTTCGCGAGGTGCAAGAGGCCTACGACGTGCTGTCAGACGAGACCAAACGCAAAGCCTACGACGACAACCGCCGCCGTAATTTGTTAGATGACCCTGCGCAAACCGCGCGCGAAATTTGGACCGCCTACTTTCAGCAAGTGCTGAATCGTTCATAA
- the ycaO gene encoding 30S ribosomal protein S12 methylthiotransferase accessory factor YcaO, whose amino-acid sequence MPTQSFILGKDAPLESTINTLQAKLQAMGFHIQEKSWLNPVDGVWSVHIRDRDCPVLFANGKGATRMACLASALGEFFERLATNYFWTHFYLGPLTADASFVHYPQERWFDLTDDGSWPKDLLNAELHTFYNPEGNIDCANLVDFNSGHVERGICAIPYVRQRDGETAFIPVNIIGNLYVSNGMSAGNTALEARTQGLSEIFERHVKAKIISEGICLPDVPEAVINRYPRIAVGIAALRAAGFGILVKDASLGGKYPVMNVTLLHPEDQGCFASFGAHPRFEVALERALTELLQGRALDTLVGFPPPTFDLDEAASAPNIEIHFVDSSGVIHWEFLGQIPDYVFVDWNFSSTTADDYSYCVKRMHDDGFDIYIADFEHLGVYACRILVPGMSEIYPVDDLDFENNSIANEMREAILNLTDLDNEECSDLLASLNESNLADERPVAALIGMTPDAGSFWADLRVGELKTLLALACGDEAATVEGCEWIRHFDQIPQQRRSVYACIETLVLLTDRGDTAPYVGAIRQLYGAGVFEQAHALIMQTDRFMGISAPGLMMNGCEMQHKLWAAYEKVQAYKS is encoded by the coding sequence GTGCCCACTCAAAGTTTTATTCTTGGCAAAGACGCGCCACTCGAATCCACCATCAACACCCTACAAGCCAAGTTGCAGGCAATGGGGTTTCACATCCAAGAGAAGAGTTGGCTCAACCCCGTCGATGGTGTTTGGTCGGTCCACATCCGTGACCGCGATTGCCCTGTGTTGTTTGCTAACGGCAAAGGCGCCACGCGCATGGCGTGTTTGGCCAGTGCCTTGGGTGAGTTTTTTGAGCGCTTGGCGACCAACTATTTTTGGACACATTTCTACCTAGGCCCCCTCACAGCGGATGCCTCGTTTGTGCATTACCCGCAAGAGCGTTGGTTTGATTTGACCGACGATGGCTCGTGGCCCAAGGACTTGCTCAACGCCGAGCTGCACACGTTTTACAACCCAGAAGGCAACATCGATTGCGCCAACTTGGTGGATTTCAACTCCGGCCACGTAGAGCGCGGCATTTGCGCCATTCCCTATGTGCGCCAGCGCGATGGTGAGACGGCGTTCATCCCCGTCAACATCATTGGCAACTTGTATGTGAGCAACGGCATGTCAGCGGGCAACACCGCGCTTGAGGCTCGAACGCAAGGCTTGTCTGAAATTTTTGAGCGTCACGTGAAAGCCAAAATCATCAGCGAGGGCATTTGTTTGCCCGATGTGCCTGAAGCCGTCATCAACCGTTATCCACGCATCGCTGTGGGTATTGCCGCTTTGCGTGCCGCAGGCTTTGGCATCTTGGTGAAAGACGCATCACTCGGCGGGAAGTATCCCGTGATGAACGTGACTTTGCTGCACCCCGAAGACCAAGGCTGTTTTGCCAGCTTTGGTGCGCATCCTCGTTTTGAAGTGGCGCTAGAGCGTGCCTTGACCGAGTTGCTGCAAGGCCGCGCGTTGGACACTTTGGTGGGCTTCCCACCACCCACGTTTGATTTGGATGAAGCGGCCAGCGCTCCCAACATTGAAATTCATTTCGTCGATTCCAGTGGCGTGATTCACTGGGAATTTTTGGGCCAAATTCCAGACTATGTGTTTGTGGATTGGAACTTCTCCAGTACCACTGCCGACGACTATTCGTATTGTGTGAAACGCATGCACGACGATGGCTTTGATATTTACATCGCCGACTTCGAGCACTTGGGTGTGTACGCCTGCCGCATTTTGGTGCCGGGCATGTCTGAGATTTACCCCGTGGACGACCTCGATTTTGAGAACAACAGCATCGCCAACGAGATGCGTGAAGCCATCCTCAACTTGACCGACCTCGACAACGAAGAATGCAGCGATTTGTTGGCCTCGTTGAACGAGTCCAACTTGGCAGACGAGCGCCCTGTGGCAGCCTTGATTGGCATGACACCGGATGCAGGAAGCTTCTGGGCAGACCTGCGCGTGGGCGAACTCAAAACCCTCTTGGCCTTGGCGTGTGGCGATGAAGCCGCCACGGTGGAAGGCTGCGAATGGATTCGCCACTTTGACCAAATTCCCCAGCAACGCCGCTCGGTCTATGCCTGCATCGAAACCTTGGTGTTGCTCACCGACCGTGGCGACACCGCGCCCTATGTGGGCGCGATTCGCCAGTTGTATGGCGCAGGTGTGTTTGAGCAAGCCCATGCGCTCATCATGCAAACCGACCGCTTCATGGGCATCTCAGCGCCGGGTTTGATGATGAATGGCTGCGAGATGCAGCATAAATTGTGGGCCGCGTATGAGAAAGTGCAGGCGTATAAAAGCTAA
- a CDS encoding class I adenylate-forming enzyme family protein produces the protein MNLAHLLQRMARQFPNRAAIFHGTHAVATYAQWAQRSAHLAQQFQDAGLQPGDRVALFMHNHPRYLEVMFGAWWAGLAVVPINAKLHVREAQWIVDNAKASWAFITSDVTADVTTDTGEQLQGLQRVIDVDSPNADDLWALPHASDKPPTKPIVERQSDDLAWLFYTSGTTGRPKGVMITHRNLMTMGLAYFTDVDAITAQDTIAYAAPMSHGAGLYAIPHLMAGARHVVPASGGFDAAELFELGQAVGPLSMFAAPTIVKRLVDHAEQTQQTAEDCGNAFKTIVYGGAPMYAADIQRALRLMGPRFVQIYGQGESPMVGTALSRFHLSDTTHPEHAQRLASIGVAQTPVQIRIADEQGHDLPLGEVGEVLIQGDSVMAGYWRNPEATQAAIREGWLFTGDMGCLDAHGFLTLKDRSKDLIICGGSNVYPREVEEVLLQASGVSEVAVVGAPDPEWGEIIVAFVVTQLGSTVTAQDLDTYCLKEIARFKRPKRYELVDSLPKNNYGKVLKTELRQRLAQP, from the coding sequence TTGAATTTGGCTCATTTACTCCAGCGCATGGCGCGTCAGTTTCCTAACCGCGCTGCTATTTTTCATGGCACACATGCCGTGGCGACCTACGCGCAATGGGCGCAACGCAGCGCGCACCTGGCCCAACAGTTTCAAGATGCGGGCCTGCAACCAGGCGACCGCGTGGCGCTGTTCATGCACAACCACCCGCGCTATCTGGAAGTGATGTTTGGTGCATGGTGGGCAGGTTTGGCGGTGGTGCCCATCAATGCCAAACTGCATGTGCGTGAAGCGCAATGGATTGTTGACAACGCCAAAGCCAGCTGGGCCTTCATCACATCTGACGTGACGGCAGACGTCACCACAGACACTGGCGAACAATTGCAAGGGTTGCAGCGCGTCATCGATGTGGATAGCCCAAACGCCGATGACTTATGGGCCCTACCTCACGCAAGTGATAAGCCCCCCACAAAGCCCATCGTTGAGCGCCAGTCGGACGACCTCGCTTGGCTGTTCTACACCAGCGGCACCACGGGTCGCCCCAAAGGCGTGATGATCACCCACCGCAACTTGATGACCATGGGCCTAGCTTACTTCACCGATGTGGATGCCATCACCGCGCAAGACACTATCGCTTATGCCGCCCCCATGTCGCATGGCGCAGGCTTGTATGCCATCCCGCATTTGATGGCTGGTGCACGTCATGTGGTTCCGGCTTCAGGCGGCTTTGACGCAGCGGAGTTGTTTGAACTGGGTCAGGCGGTTGGTCCGCTGTCGATGTTTGCTGCACCGACCATCGTCAAACGCTTGGTCGACCATGCTGAGCAAACACAACAAACCGCCGAAGACTGTGGCAACGCCTTCAAAACCATCGTCTACGGCGGCGCACCCATGTATGCGGCAGACATCCAACGCGCGCTGCGCCTCATGGGCCCGCGCTTTGTACAAATTTACGGCCAAGGCGAAAGCCCCATGGTGGGCACGGCCCTGTCTCGCTTTCATTTGAGCGACACCACCCACCCCGAACATGCGCAACGCTTGGCGTCTATCGGCGTGGCGCAAACGCCGGTGCAAATTCGCATCGCCGATGAGCAGGGACACGATCTGCCTTTGGGTGAGGTGGGTGAAGTGCTCATCCAAGGTGACAGCGTGATGGCCGGCTACTGGCGCAACCCAGAAGCCACGCAAGCCGCCATTCGCGAGGGCTGGTTGTTCACGGGTGACATGGGTTGCTTAGACGCGCATGGTTTTCTCACACTCAAAGACCGCAGCAAAGACCTCATCATCTGCGGCGGCTCTAACGTCTACCCGCGCGAGGTGGAAGAAGTGTTGTTGCAAGCCTCGGGCGTGAGCGAAGTGGCCGTGGTGGGCGCACCCGACCCCGAGTGGGGTGAAATCATCGTGGCTTTTGTGGTGACACAACTCGGCAGCACCGTCACCGCGCAAGACCTCGACACATATTGCTTAAAAGAAATCGCCCGCTTCAAACGCCCCAAGCGCTACGAACTGGTCGACAGCTTGCCCAAGAACAACTACGGCAAAGTGCTGAAAACCGAACTGCGTCAAAGACTCGCTCAGCCCTAG
- a CDS encoding tRNA dihydrouridine synthase yields the protein MLILAPMEGLLDFVLRDVLTRIGGVDRCVSEFIRVTNTLLPERTFLRIVPELTNGGRTFAGVPVRPQLLGSDPQCLADNAARVAGMGCDGVDLNFGCPAKQVNRHGGGSVLLQDPEVLYQIVRAVRAAVPAHQVVSAKMRLGFNDDSTAEECALALEAGGASEIVVHARTKADAYRPPAYWHRIADIKAKVKTPLVANGEIWNVQDAINARAESGCFDLMLGRGMVTNPGLGWAIQAHDASASGLPAPARVVRWQDLPPHLHTFWQIVSGHVSERHQAGRLKQWLNFLRKHYPEAEAAYMHVRTLTSPKDIHAWMDATRANPEHATQSA from the coding sequence ATGCTTATTCTTGCCCCGATGGAGGGCTTGCTCGACTTTGTGCTGCGCGACGTGCTGACCCGCATCGGCGGGGTGGACCGCTGCGTGTCCGAGTTCATCCGCGTCACCAACACCTTGCTGCCCGAGCGCACGTTTTTGCGCATCGTGCCCGAGCTGACGAATGGCGGGCGTACGTTTGCTGGCGTGCCGGTGCGGCCTCAACTACTGGGGTCAGACCCCCAATGTTTGGCGGACAACGCCGCGCGCGTGGCGGGCATGGGCTGCGACGGGGTGGACCTGAACTTTGGTTGCCCCGCCAAACAAGTCAACCGCCACGGCGGTGGCTCGGTGCTGCTGCAAGACCCCGAGGTGCTGTACCAAATTGTGCGAGCGGTGCGCGCCGCGGTGCCCGCCCATCAAGTGGTGTCGGCCAAGATGCGCTTGGGCTTCAACGACGACAGCACGGCGGAGGAATGCGCCTTGGCGCTAGAGGCGGGTGGTGCCAGTGAAATTGTGGTGCACGCCCGCACCAAGGCCGATGCGTATCGCCCACCCGCGTATTGGCACCGCATTGCCGACATCAAAGCCAAGGTCAAAACCCCGCTGGTGGCGAATGGCGAAATTTGGAATGTGCAAGACGCCATCAATGCCCGTGCTGAATCAGGTTGCTTTGACTTGATGTTGGGCCGAGGCATGGTGACCAACCCTGGACTGGGCTGGGCCATTCAAGCGCACGACGCATCTGCGAGTGGTTTGCCTGCACCCGCTCGCGTAGTGCGTTGGCAAGACCTGCCGCCACACCTGCACACGTTTTGGCAAATTGTGTCGGGCCATGTGAGCGAGCGTCACCAAGCGGGGCGCTTGAAACAATGGCTCAACTTTTTGCGCAAACACTACCCCGAGGCCGAGGCTGCGTACATGCATGTGCGCACCTTGACCAGCCCCAAAGACATCCACGCGTGGATGGATGCCACCCGCGCCAACCCCGAACACGCCACCCAATCCGCATGA
- the ylqF gene encoding ribosome biogenesis GTPase YlqF yields MAIQWFPGHMHLTRKAIGERIKEIDVVIEMLDARLPGSSANPMLAELIQGKPALKVLSKQDLADPERTAMWLAHYNAMPGVRAIGLDTSMSSPAKALIDNCQQLAPNRGGMAKPMRVLICGIPNVGKSTLINTLKGKRAAKTGDEAGVTKIEQRIALADDFYLYDTPGVLWPRIIVEQSGFNLAASGAIGVNAFDEETVALELLNYLIPHYPDVLHKRYNIDDVASHTDEEMLDAIGRKRGAVQSGGRINTTKAAHIVIHDFRTAALGRVTLETPEQFAAWLAEGKIADAERAVRKEAIEKTKKTARKPKKR; encoded by the coding sequence ATGGCTATTCAATGGTTCCCCGGACACATGCACCTCACGCGCAAAGCGATTGGGGAGCGCATCAAAGAGATTGACGTTGTCATCGAAATGCTCGACGCCCGCTTGCCCGGCTCTAGCGCCAACCCGATGTTGGCCGAGCTCATTCAAGGCAAGCCCGCACTCAAGGTGCTGAGCAAGCAAGACTTGGCCGACCCCGAGCGCACCGCGATGTGGCTGGCCCATTACAACGCCATGCCCGGCGTGCGCGCCATTGGTCTAGACACCAGCATGTCCTCGCCCGCCAAAGCGCTGATCGACAACTGCCAACAACTCGCCCCCAACCGTGGCGGCATGGCCAAGCCCATGCGCGTGCTGATTTGCGGCATTCCCAACGTGGGCAAGTCCACCCTCATCAACACGCTCAAAGGCAAACGCGCCGCGAAAACGGGTGACGAAGCGGGTGTGACCAAGATAGAGCAACGCATCGCCTTGGCCGATGACTTTTATTTGTACGACACCCCCGGTGTGCTGTGGCCTCGCATCATCGTCGAACAAAGCGGCTTTAACCTTGCCGCCAGCGGCGCGATTGGCGTGAACGCGTTTGACGAAGAAACCGTGGCGCTTGAGCTGCTCAACTACCTCATTCCCCACTACCCCGACGTGCTGCACAAGCGCTACAACATCGACGACGTGGCCAGCCACACCGACGAAGAAATGTTGGACGCCATTGGTCGCAAACGCGGTGCAGTGCAAAGCGGTGGGCGCATCAACACCACCAAAGCCGCGCACATCGTCATTCACGATTTCCGCACAGCGGCGCTGGGTCGCGTGACGCTAGAAACGCCCGAGCAATTTGCCGCGTGGTTGGCCGAAGGAAAAATTGCAGACGCCGAACGCGCCGTGCGCAAAGAGGCGATTGAGAAAACAAAGAAGACGGCGCGCAAGCCTAAAAAGCGTTGA
- a CDS encoding GNAT family N-acetyltransferase, producing the protein MTTVEVRPATMRDAAKIAELYAATAKEAFKTMQTGSKVLPVPEEKSTTYWREAIEFAEPQVQVAVDGSKIVGFVGYDRSRDKGTPNTLGEIWDIYVDAAYWGQGVGLALWDAAREGLQEEGCTHVSIWVPIANDRAMRFHELAGFKREMSSAKTVPMGPVKVEEIRLKQAL; encoded by the coding sequence CTGACAACTGTTGAAGTCCGTCCCGCCACCATGCGCGACGCCGCCAAAATCGCCGAGCTGTACGCCGCCACCGCCAAAGAAGCGTTCAAAACCATGCAAACCGGTAGCAAAGTGCTGCCGGTGCCCGAAGAAAAAAGCACCACCTACTGGCGCGAAGCCATTGAGTTTGCTGAACCTCAAGTGCAAGTAGCCGTCGACGGCAGCAAGATCGTGGGCTTTGTGGGCTACGACCGCTCTCGCGACAAAGGCACGCCCAACACCCTGGGCGAAATTTGGGACATCTACGTGGATGCTGCTTACTGGGGCCAAGGCGTCGGCCTGGCGTTGTGGGACGCCGCCCGTGAAGGCCTCCAAGAAGAAGGCTGTACCCATGTGTCCATTTGGGTGCCCATCGCCAACGACCGCGCCATGCGCTTTCATGAGTTGGCCGGCTTCAAACGCGAAATGTCCAGCGCCAAGACCGTGCCCATGGGCCCCGTCAAGGTGGAAGAGATTCGCCTGAAGCAAGCGCTTTGA
- a CDS encoding YbfB/YjiJ family MFS transporter, with translation MSNKHLHPWQVLTGGICGLVLTIGLARFAYTPLLPSLQTQTGLTDAAAGGLAAINYAGYMSGALAATWIDDVRWRHWLYSAGLWMALLTVAAMALTTWMPAWALIRYIGGLCGATGMLLGSGLILGWLMRQGRRPELGLYFIGLGLGIVVSALGAWGLAQLWPTWSDQWLAFAALGLLFFVPAWKWRPPVPPQVVVAHDAAPAAGLGSRRWAWTMLTSYFAAGWGFVISATFTVAIVEREPALAGQGPLAWAMVGMAAMPAVFIWDLVARRVGDKRALLLAFGLQTLSVMLPAMSGELWAALAGAVGYGATFIGIVSMTLALVGRRAPNNPGKAMAKLTLSYGAAQMLAPVVAGYMAQTTGTFKGALWLTAGVMAAGMALLATLPKDD, from the coding sequence ATGTCGAACAAACACCTTCATCCATGGCAAGTTCTCACGGGCGGCATTTGCGGCTTGGTGCTGACCATCGGCTTGGCCCGTTTTGCCTACACGCCCTTGTTGCCTAGCCTGCAAACCCAAACCGGATTGACCGACGCGGCCGCTGGCGGTTTGGCCGCCATCAACTACGCGGGTTATATGAGCGGTGCTTTAGCCGCCACTTGGATTGACGATGTGCGCTGGCGGCATTGGCTGTACAGCGCTGGCTTGTGGATGGCCTTGCTCACGGTGGCGGCGATGGCGCTGACCACGTGGATGCCTGCATGGGCTTTGATTCGCTACATCGGCGGCTTGTGTGGTGCCACGGGCATGTTGCTCGGTTCAGGTTTGATCTTGGGTTGGCTGATGCGCCAAGGGCGTCGGCCTGAGTTGGGTTTGTATTTCATCGGCTTAGGGCTGGGCATTGTGGTGTCGGCGCTGGGGGCTTGGGGCTTGGCACAGCTGTGGCCCACATGGTCGGACCAATGGTTGGCCTTTGCGGCTTTGGGTTTGTTGTTTTTTGTGCCCGCTTGGAAGTGGCGTCCGCCTGTGCCACCCCAGGTGGTGGTGGCGCATGACGCAGCGCCTGCAGCAGGCTTGGGCTCACGCCGCTGGGCGTGGACCATGCTGACCAGTTACTTTGCCGCGGGCTGGGGCTTTGTCATCAGTGCCACGTTCACCGTGGCCATCGTGGAGCGCGAGCCTGCGCTGGCGGGCCAAGGTCCGTTGGCTTGGGCGATGGTCGGCATGGCGGCCATGCCTGCGGTGTTCATTTGGGATTTGGTGGCGCGGCGTGTGGGTGACAAACGGGCTTTGCTGTTGGCGTTTGGTTTGCAAACGCTTTCGGTCATGCTGCCGGCCATGTCGGGCGAGTTGTGGGCGGCACTCGCGGGGGCAGTGGGATACGGCGCTACCTTCATTGGTATTGTCAGCATGACGCTGGCACTTGTGGGGCGCCGCGCGCCTAACAACCCAGGCAAAGCCATGGCCAAACTCACGCTCAGCTATGGCGCAGCGCAAATGCTGGCCCCCGTGGTGGCAGGCTACATGGCTCAGACCACGGGCACGTTCAAAGGGGCGTTGTGGCTGACCGCTGGCGTCATGGCTGCAGGCATGGCGCTGCTGGCAACCTTGCCAAAAGACGACTAA
- a CDS encoding RNA pseudouridine synthase: MNSSKSVGDRPAEGERLSKRIMQLRDCSRREAEQYIEAGFVRVDGAVVQEPSRRVTTQHVTVDAHASLLNLMSVTLILNKPAGWTDGLEPLPMKKPAPVGRAAVPTRVPKGPQNVRTLLTTEQHSKHDHSGVRFLKSHLAKLDASVPLEYEASGLVAFTQDFRVQRKLMEDMAFIEQELIVDVRGEVTPDALRPIERAMRDERLRLPDFKISVGSANPERSKLRLAVKGSHLGLAVYLCELAGLEILALRRIRLGRVSLGDLEEGAWRYLSEGERF, translated from the coding sequence ATGAATTCCAGCAAATCTGTGGGTGACCGCCCAGCCGAAGGCGAGCGCCTTTCCAAACGCATCATGCAACTGCGCGACTGTTCGCGCCGTGAAGCCGAGCAATACATTGAAGCGGGCTTTGTGCGCGTTGATGGTGCGGTGGTGCAAGAGCCGTCACGTCGTGTGACCACACAACACGTGACGGTAGATGCACACGCCAGTTTGCTCAACCTCATGTCGGTCACGCTGATTTTGAACAAACCTGCGGGTTGGACCGATGGCCTAGAGCCATTGCCGATGAAAAAGCCTGCGCCAGTCGGGCGCGCTGCCGTGCCAACACGCGTGCCTAAAGGTCCGCAAAACGTGCGCACCTTGCTCACCACCGAGCAACACAGCAAGCATGACCACAGTGGCGTGCGTTTTTTGAAAAGTCATTTGGCCAAACTCGACGCCAGCGTGCCATTGGAATATGAAGCCAGCGGCTTGGTAGCCTTCACGCAAGATTTCCGCGTCCAGCGCAAGCTGATGGAGGACATGGCCTTCATTGAGCAAGAGCTCATTGTGGATGTGCGCGGCGAGGTGACGCCCGATGCGTTGCGTCCGATTGAACGGGCCATGCGCGACGAACGTTTGCGTTTGCCCGATTTCAAAATCAGCGTGGGCAGTGCCAACCCCGAGCGCAGCAAGTTGCGTTTGGCCGTGAAAGGCTCGCACCTGGGTTTGGCGGTTTACCTGTGTGAATTGGCTGGGCTGGAGATCTTGGCGCTGCGCCGCATCCGTTTAGGACGCGTGAGCTTGGGCGATTTGGAAGAGGGCGCTTGGCGCTATCTGAGCGAAGGCGAGCGTTTTTAA
- a CDS encoding VOC family protein, translated as MHTQIDHLVIVAKSLEQGVQWCEDTLGITPGPGGEHTLYGTHNRLFKVASPSNPMAYVEIIAIDPQAVRPKRACPTRWYDMDDPALQKAVAKEPRLVHFVVNTPDIRAARMAVRMQGIDRGPAISASRRTNRGTLNWQISVRADGQRLFDGCMPTLIQWGKPEATDPLKLHPRNTLTRSGVTLQSLEVIHPSAAKLQAAYDAIELNRVTVTEGPANLKATLQTPKGVVVLESLGL; from the coding sequence ATGCACACACAAATAGACCACCTCGTCATCGTTGCCAAAAGCCTAGAACAAGGCGTGCAATGGTGCGAAGACACACTGGGCATCACGCCTGGCCCCGGCGGCGAGCACACGCTGTACGGCACACACAACCGCTTGTTCAAAGTGGCCTCGCCTTCCAACCCCATGGCCTATGTCGAAATCATCGCCATCGACCCCCAAGCCGTCCGCCCCAAACGCGCCTGCCCGACGCGCTGGTACGACATGGACGACCCCGCCTTGCAAAAGGCTGTCGCCAAAGAACCGCGCTTGGTCCACTTTGTGGTGAATACCCCCGACATCCGAGCCGCACGCATGGCCGTGCGCATGCAAGGCATTGACCGCGGCCCCGCCATCTCAGCCAGCCGACGCACCAACCGTGGCACGCTCAACTGGCAAATTTCAGTGCGCGCCGATGGCCAACGTTTGTTTGATGGCTGCATGCCCACACTCATTCAATGGGGCAAGCCCGAAGCGACCGACCCGCTCAAGCTGCATCCGCGCAACACCCTCACCCGCTCGGGTGTGACGCTGCAAAGCCTAGAGGTGATCCACCCCAGCGCCGCGAAGTTGCAAGCCGCTTATGACGCGATTGAACTCAACCGTGTGACGGTGACCGAAGGGCCAGCCAACCTCAAAGCCACCTTGCAAACACCCAAAGGGGTGGTGGTGCTGGAGAGTCTTGGCCTTTAA
- a CDS encoding C40 family peptidase translates to MLKRILLILCCVASAHAAPSNNAADDIERYLAERGIVAQMDHMRQSVGDTASDLVVNAMTFLGVPYRRGGTNASTGFDCSGFVRSMFEQTVGKVLPRRASEQAAATEKIDKQDLKPGDLVFFNTMRQTFSHVGIYVGDNKFIHSPKPGQQVRVDDMRQAYWDRRFTGARRVAPAANGDSLSN, encoded by the coding sequence ATGTTGAAACGAATTCTCCTCATCCTCTGCTGCGTCGCCAGTGCACATGCTGCACCGTCGAACAATGCCGCAGACGACATCGAGCGCTATCTGGCGGAGCGCGGCATCGTCGCGCAAATGGACCACATGCGCCAATCCGTCGGAGACACGGCGTCAGACTTGGTGGTCAACGCCATGACGTTCTTGGGCGTCCCCTACCGCCGAGGCGGTACCAATGCCAGCACCGGTTTTGATTGCAGCGGTTTTGTACGCTCGATGTTTGAGCAAACCGTGGGCAAAGTGCTGCCGCGCCGTGCCAGCGAACAAGCTGCGGCCACTGAAAAAATCGACAAACAAGATTTGAAGCCCGGCGACTTGGTGTTCTTCAACACCATGCGCCAAACCTTCAGCCATGTGGGCATTTACGTGGGCGACAACAAGTTCATCCACTCACCCAAGCCAGGCCAACAAGTGCGCGTGGACGATATGCGCCAAGCCTATTGGGACCGCCGTTTCACAGGCGCGCGTCGCGTGGCACCTGCGGCCAACGGCGACAGCCTCAGCAACTAA